The following are encoded together in the Malaya genurostris strain Urasoe2022 chromosome 3, Malgen_1.1, whole genome shotgun sequence genome:
- the LOC131437989 gene encoding uncharacterized protein LOC131437989, whose amino-acid sequence MSDPPDKRQRSKTYTVYEYNEHDVYPYRVIVQIKNDDNGQQRINKLSLGRLFFKQDEYKRSIENMRALGRNKILVFLKDYKTANKMQADSLLKECNYKVYIPRSFISVTGVVAGVPVDMELEEILENISSEYPILAINRLHRFEAGNKLPTHRISIVFRTSKLPFEVRLYCCINKVRPFINKPIICLNCLRYNHKTDNCRSKKRCGNCSLQHDETEYEHCQNKTKCLYCRDNDGHKTSDENCPERIRQKNIKSIMAKTTLTYVEVKEQNPILTQNRYDILDNTDEFPTIAESYAKMVNGSHKPINQKLYKAQNKRPINEASSKTQEKTNIDKKKKMEREEQQNGVALFNKFRVDDFEKWARTIEEQRKEKIEEQMDTRTVRTGNGSKTVASNNQQRTLNQMKDRSRSRDRPDTRPSRLDWSKGAINKQ is encoded by the coding sequence ATGTCCGATCCACCCGACAAGAGGCAGAGATCGAAAACATATACTGTATACGAATACAATGAACATGACGTATATCCATACAGAGTGATTGTCCAGATAAAGAAtgacgacaacggtcaacaaaGGATTAATAAGTTATCCCTGGGAAGATTGTTTTTTAAACAGGACGAATATAAAAGAAGCATCGAGAACATGCGAGCTCTGGGCCGCAACAAGATACTTGTTTTTCTGAAAGATTATAAAACAGCGAACAAGATGCAGGCAGATTCTCTTCTAAAAGAATGCAACTACAAAGTTTACATACCGCGCAGTTTTATATCAGTAACCGGAGTAGTAGCGGGTGTTCCAGTTGATATGGAACTGGAAGAAATTTTAGAGAATATCAGCAGCGAATACCCCATCCTCGCAATCAACAGATTACACCGCTTTGAAGCAGGAAATAAGCTACCAACCCATCGAATTAGCATAGTTTTTCGTACCAGCAAATTGCCTTTCGAAGTTCGACTGTACTGTTGCATAAATAAAGTGAGACCATTCATAAACAAACCCATCATATGCCTCAATTGCTTACGGTATAATCATAAAACAGATAACTGCCGCTCCAAAAAACGATGCGGAAATTGCTCTCTCCAGCACGATGAAACAGAGTACGAGCACTGTcagaataaaacaaaatgtcTATACTGCAGAGACAACGACGGCCACAAAACATCTGATGAAAATTGCCCTGAAAGGATCCGTCAAAAAAACATCAAATCTATAATGGCAAAGACCACACTCACCTACGTTGAGGTAAAAGAGCAGAACCCAATATTAACACAAAATCGATACGACATCTTAGATAACACCGACGAGTTCCCCACTATCGCGGAAAGCTATGCGAAGATGGTCAATGGATCACATAAACCTATCAATCAAAAACTGTACAAAGCACAGAACAAGCGTCCCATAAACGAGGCCAGTTCCAAAACTCAAGAAAAAACGAACATAGATAAAAAGAAGAAAATGGAGAGAGAAGAGCAACAGAACGGCGTAGCGTTGTTCAATAAATTTCGTGTCGACGATTTCGAAAAATGGGCTCGAACAATTGAGGAACAGCGAAAGGAAAAAATTGAAGAACAGATGGATACTCGAACAGTTAGAACTGGAAATGGCTCGAAAACAGTAGCGAGTAACAACCAACAGCGTACATTGAATCAGATGAAAGACAGGTCTCGTTCCCGAGACAGACCCGATACAAGACCAAGCAGGTTAGATTGGTCGAAGGGTGCAATCAACAAGCAGTAA
- the LOC131436998 gene encoding zinc finger protein 891-like, which yields MEGTSKPKSVLEQKDFFAKLPSVCRTCLIEDNAVDGELYQIEEIFVEEDILTEKIQSFEEILCLFIDDDINKQSFKIPNSVCLSCIEKARLAFQFVEMCRRTDVMLKEYLSRDGLKLEHNDLETHAEVGNCALDVSEDANKFSTDEKKQNRCETCNKTFSQSQTLNRHRKIHSKDSQSRKSCNLCNRSFLRSDDLRRHMRIHTNERPYVCNLCSKAYKQSNELKEHKASAHSEKGFRKTYSCTLCDKQLGTRNGLYVHMKVHRGEKNHSCSFCEKRFVTSGELTSHLRHIHTFEINAEVFHCNVDGCTKNFVTKSALRHHRSNKHAINELASAQM from the exons ATGGAAGGAACATCAAAACCAAAGTCGGTTTTAGAACAAAAAGACTTTTTTGCGAAACTACCATCAGTATGCCGAACATGTTTAATTGAAGACAACGCTGTGGATGGGGAACTGTATCAGATTGAAGAAATTTTTGTTGAGGAAGAcattctcacagaaaagattcaGTCTTTCGAAGAAATTCTCTGCTTGTTTATAGATGACGAT ATCAACAAACAAAGCTTTAAAATACCAAACAGTGTATGCCTTTCATGTATTGAAAAGGCTCGCTTGGCATTCCAGTTTGTCGAAATGTGTCGTCGCACTGATGTCATGTTGAAGGAATACTTGTCAAGAGATGGTCTAAAGTTGGAACACAACGATTTGGAAACACATGCAGAAGTTGGAAATTGTGCTTTAGACGTGTCAGAAGatgcaaataaattctcaaccGACGAGAAAAAGCAAAATCGGTGTGAAACATGCAACAAAACATTCAGTCAGTCACAGACATTGAATCGACataggaaaatccattctaaAGATTCACAATCAAGAAAGTCATGCAATTTATGCAACCGTTCATTTCTTCGATCAGACGATTTGCGTAGACATATGCGTATTCATACCAATGAAAGACCTTATGTCTGCAATCTTTGTTCGAAAGCCTATAAGCAATCGAATGAGTTGAAGGAACACAAAGCGTCGGCTCATTCGGAAAAAGGTTTTCGGAAGACATATTCATGTACTCTTTGTGATAAACAGCTTGGTACCAGGAACGGTTTATATGTTCATATGAAAGTACACCGAGGAGAAAAGAATCattcttgttcgttttgtgaaaAGCGATTTGTAACTTCCGGTGAATTAACATCACATTTAAGGCATATCCACACGTTTGAGATAAATGCagaagtatttcattgcaatgtcGATGGCTGTACTAAAAACTTTGTTACTAAATCAGCACTCCGACATCATCGGAGCAACAAGCATGCTATTAATGAACTCGCCAGTGCGCAAATGTAA
- the LOC131436999 gene encoding zinc finger protein 595-like, translating to MAIEYDSTHLLEQFENICRFCLSQNNCIRILENGRIHDVLSKATDIIISKVDENDGLPNNICQLCLKSVVDFAEFESRCLTTYDILQQVMELRADDNNDENVIEEASISDNMTMENQAIDCNIQSKDFAENSTKHSKIDDFSVCNELFINIGKIESTQETLRKGKCCPICGKFVSQLSKHLPTHSDVKRYTCAHCSKQFTHDTTLRKHIRSIHLKIKLYNCEHCSESFTDRSSQRYHVLAKHKATRNYICTLCNKSYYTSTGLHQHNSLNHEQRKFKCDLCGKMFAMKYHLKEHEQTHSDARPYRCTLCERSFKRVKNLNEHMSIHTSK from the exons ATGGCCATTGAATACGATAGCACACACTTGTTGGAGCAGTTCGAAAATATTTGTCGGTTCTGTTTGTCACAGAACAATTGTATCCGGATACTTGAGAACGGAAGAATTCATGATGTTTTGTCGAAAGCTACAGATATAATCATTTCAAAG GTGGACGAAAACGATGGTTTGCCTAACAATATATGTCAACTATGTTTGAAGAGCGTAGTTGACTTCGCTGAATTTGAATCCCGCTGCTTAACGACATACGATATATTGCAACAAGTTATGGAACTGCGAGCAGATGATAACAATGATGAGAATGTAATAGAGGAAGCTTCGATATCTGATAATATGACTATGGAAAACCAGGCAATTGACTGCAATATTCAAAGCAAAGATTTCGCTGAGAACAGCACAAAACACAGTAAAATTGACGATTTTAGCGTATGTAATGAACTATTCATTAACATAGGCAAAATCGAGTCTACTCAGGAAACACTTCGAAAGGGAAAATGTTGTCCCATATGTGGAAAGTTTGTGTCACAGTTGAGCAAACATCTACCAACTCATTCTGATGTGAAACGCTACACTTGTGCGCATTGTTCCAAACAATTCACTCATGATACGACTCTTAGAAAgcatattcgttcaattcatctcAAAATAAAGTTATATAACTGCGAGCATTGTTCGGAATCTTTTACTGATCGCAGTTCGCAACGTTATCATGTGTTAGCAAAACATAAAGCAACCAGAAATTACATTTGTACACTATGCAATAAATCTTATTATACTTCGACGGGACTACATCAACACAACAGTCTAAATCATGAACAGCGTAAATTTAAGTGTGATTTATGTGGAAAAATGTTTGCTATGAA ATATCACTTAAAAGAGCACGAACAAACACATTCAGATGCGAGACCTTACAGATGCACACTCTGCGAAAGATCGTTCAAAcgagtgaaaaatttgaatgagCATATGTCTATACATACGAGTAAATAA